The DNA segment GCAAAAGCTATGGCCGTAGGAAGTCCTATATACCCCATTCCTAATATTGTGATTTTTAATTCTTTTTTTCTTGCTTTTTCTAATAATTCTTCCATTTTATTTTCTCCTCTATTTCAAATATTTTTCTATATATGAATCTTTCCCTCTTCTCTCTATATACTTATAAAAAGCATAATTTTTTCTATATTGATATGATGGTTTTTCTTTAAATATATAACTTAAATATGATGTATATGGCAAATAATTATATGTTGTTAAAGTTGTTTTATAAATCATTAATATCCCATACATAAAAAAGAAAATAATTATTGATTTTTTATTAATATTTTTTTTAAAAAAATCATATATTAAATTTATGTTAAAAATGTAATATATTATAAAGTATGTTCCAAATCTTCCAAAAATACTTATTATAAAACTTAATCTATAAAAAATATAATAAATTATTAATATAGATATTAAATACTTATTATACTCTTTAAATTTTAAAATTTTATTCTTATTAAATAGAATAAATAATATAATTACTATCTTTTCAACATTACCCAATGAAAAAATAGAAGATTCAAAATATCTTCCACCAGAATATTTTAATATTCTCATATCTAATCCAAATGGTAATAATTCTATTAATTTTATTAATAAATTTTTATCTAAAAAAATTATATTTGCTATTATTAATAAACCAAATAAAATAAATCTATTTATTTTACTTATTCTTTTTACAAAAGGTAAAAAAAACATAAAAAAAGAAGATTTGTGAAATAAAAAAGCTAAAATACAAAATAAATAATACTTTATATATTTCTTTTTTAATAAAAAATTTTCTGATAACAAAAATATTCCCACAGCTATTAAATTTCTTAAAGGGCAATCTATAAATAAATATAAAAAAATATAAAAATAACATAACATTAAAACGAAAAATATATTATTACTTCTTTCCTTTATTTTTTTATAAAAAATATAAAAACACCATAATTTTGTTATTATAAAAAAATACCAAAAATCAAAACCTAAACTTTTAAATATTAAAGAATATACATGGTAACCTATTTCACCATATAACATTCCTAAATTTTCAAAAGAATTTAATTCGTATAACTTTTCATATGCTCTCCAATCACTTCCAGTAAAATATGTAGTACAAAGAAAAATTCCTAATAAAAATACTGTTATTTTTTCTAATAAGTTTTTATGCTTTCCTAATTTTATATTAGATAGAGTAAATAACCATACAATTGGTATATAATATATTAACATTTATTTTTCTCCAATAAATATTTTCTTATTCTTTCTGATGTTTTTCCATCTCCATATGGATTATTAGCTTTTGACATTTTTTCATATAATTCCCCCTCTAATAATTCCATATACTTTATTACATCTTCATATTTTGTTCCAACTAATTTCGCTGTTCCTGCTTCTATAGCTTCTGGTCTTTCAGTTGTATCACGAAGTACCAATGTAGGTTTTCCTAGACTTGGAGCTTCCTCTTGAACGCCTCCTGAATCTGTCATTATATAATGAGCTCCATCCATTATTGCTATAAACTCTAAATATTCTAATGGTTCTATTAAAATTTTTCTTTCAAAAGTATCTAATACTTTATGAGCCACTTCTCTTACTAATGGATTTAAATGCATTGGAAATACTAAATATAAATCATCATGTTTTTCTAAATAATCTCTTACTGCTTTAAGAGTTTCTTCCATTGGTTTTCCCCAATTTTCTCTTCTATGCATTGTGATTAATATATATTTCTTATTTTCTACACCATATTTTCTTTTTATAGCTTCTATATCTTCACTTTTATTTCTTTTTACCCAATAAAGTGCATCTATTACTGTATTTCCAACTTTTAAAATTTTGTCTTTTGGATAATTTTCTTTTAAAAGATTTTCTACATTTACATCTGTTGGAGCAAAATGAATACTTGTTATATTTCCTACAAGTTTTCTATTAGCCTCTTCTGGAAACGGAGAATAAATATTTCCTGTTCTAAGACCTGCTTCAATATGTCCTACTGGTATTTGATTATAAAATCCTACTAAAGCCCCTGCTAGAACTGATGTCGTATCTCCTTGAACTAATATATAATCAAACTTTTCTTTTTTTACAATTTCATCAAGTTTAATTATAAGTCTACCAGTTAATTCTGATAATCCTTGTCCTTGTTTCATTATTTGCAAATCATAATCAGGAGTTATCCCAAAAAGATTTAATACTTGATAAAGCATCTCTTTATGTTGTCCTGTTACTACTGCTTTTACATTTATTCCATTATTTTTTAATTCATGATACACAGGAGCCACTTTAATTGCTTCTGGTCTTGTTCCAAATATTAATCCTATTTTCATTCTATTCCTCTTTTTCTATTAACTTTTTATATTGTTTTCCTATTGTTTTTATATCATATTTTTCTAAATCAATTATTTCTTGATTTTTATAATTTCCATTTAAAAATTCTATAAATATTTCTTTATTAAAATTATTTTGATTAAATGATAAAATTGGTCTTTTTGCTATTCCATAATCTATTAATTTACTTGGTGATTGTTCTAAGTTAACATTAGATATATTTAATAAAAAATCCACTTTACTCATTTCTATTATACACTCTTTTCTTGGAATTAATGGCCTTATTTCTATTTTCCCTTTAGATTTTTTTATTTCCTCTAATATACTTTTTCCACTCTTCATTTTTTCTA comes from the Fusobacterium perfoetens ATCC 29250 genome and includes:
- the wecB gene encoding non-hydrolyzing UDP-N-acetylglucosamine 2-epimerase codes for the protein MKIGLIFGTRPEAIKVAPVYHELKNNGINVKAVVTGQHKEMLYQVLNLFGITPDYDLQIMKQGQGLSELTGRLIIKLDEIVKKEKFDYILVQGDTTSVLAGALVGFYNQIPVGHIEAGLRTGNIYSPFPEEANRKLVGNITSIHFAPTDVNVENLLKENYPKDKILKVGNTVIDALYWVKRNKSEDIEAIKRKYGVENKKYILITMHRRENWGKPMEETLKAVRDYLEKHDDLYLVFPMHLNPLVREVAHKVLDTFERKILIEPLEYLEFIAIMDGAHYIMTDSGGVQEEAPSLGKPTLVLRDTTERPEAIEAGTAKLVGTKYEDVIKYMELLEGELYEKMSKANNPYGDGKTSERIRKYLLEKNKC
- a CDS encoding EpsG family protein; the protein is MLIYYIPIVWLFTLSNIKLGKHKNLLEKITVFLLGIFLCTTYFTGSDWRAYEKLYELNSFENLGMLYGEIGYHVYSLIFKSLGFDFWYFFIITKLWCFYIFYKKIKERSNNIFFVLMLCYFYIFLYLFIDCPLRNLIAVGIFLLSENFLLKKKYIKYYLFCILAFLFHKSSFFMFFLPFVKRISKINRFILFGLLIIANIIFLDKNLLIKLIELLPFGLDMRILKYSGGRYFESSIFSLGNVEKIVIILFILFNKNKILKFKEYNKYLISILIIYYIFYRLSFIISIFGRFGTYFIIYYIFNINLIYDFFKKNINKKSIIIFFFMYGILMIYKTTLTTYNYLPYTSYLSYIFKEKPSYQYRKNYAFYKYIERRGKDSYIEKYLK